The following is a genomic window from Maridesulfovibrio frigidus DSM 17176.
TTATTGAATTGGGCGATCCTGAATATAAAGACATTATTGTTTTCAAATACCCCGGAGATCCGAGCAAAGATTATATCAAAAGAGTAATAGGCGTTCCCGGTGATACTGTGGAGATTAAAAACAAGAAAGTTTTTGTGAATGGTAATTTGCTTGTAGAGCCTTATACTCAATTTATTGATAATGGCCACGTTTCCACCTTGCGCGATAATATGCCACCCAGACATATCCCCGAAGGTGAGTATTTTGTGATGGGTGACAATAGAGACGGCTCAAATGATTCAAGGTTCTGGGGAAATGTTCCGCGCGATAATATTCTCGGTAAAGCTTGGATCATTTATTGGTCATGGGGCGGACCTGACTCTGTGCGCTGGAATCGTATAGGTAAAATACTTCACTAAGTTTATTTAAGTAGCTTTAATAGTTATGCTTATTGTTTGAAAGCCCGCCATTTATGGCGGGCTTTCTTTTTTTGACACAGTTTTCTTGTCAGCTATTTAGGTTTCATGCATATTCTAAGGGTAAGACGCTTAGTCTGGGATATTGGGTAGATTTAATTTTCAATTATTCATTCTTATTTATGATGAATACGGATATTTTATAGTGTTTAATAAGTGTGTTATATGTTTATAAAATAAGAATTAAAATTTCAGTTGGATAATAAAAAATAGTAGTTTCTGAAAATATGATCAGGAGTTTTTAAGTGGCAAAAATTGAATGGAGCGACTCTTTAAGTCTCGGTATCGGCGAATTGGACGGTCATCACAAAGAACTATTGCGTATAATGAGTATGCTTTTAGATGCCCTGCATAAAAATGAGAACGAAGATACTATTACGATCTTACTTACGAAACTTCGAGAATATACTATTTACCATTTCAACGCTGAAGAGGCTTTTATGGAGGAGATTCATTATCCGCTGCGCCTTAAACATGTTCAACGCCACACAGAGCTTAAAAGAAAGGTTAAAGCTCTACAGTATTCGCGTTTTCATCATGAAAATCTGTCATCGGATGATTACAAAAAACTTCTTTCGGCATGGTTGCTTGACCATATTTTAGATTATGACTTTAAGGTGGCTAAATATTTGAGTGAGCAGAAGAATAAGCCTGAAGATTTTAGAGATAAAGTCAAAAAAGAGTGGGCTAAATCGGACAGTAATAAATCGCAGGATCCGGAAAAATCCTCTGATTAAAAATAGGTGTCTAGTAAGTTGTAGTTGTATAACTTAGGGGCTTATCTTTACAAAATCGCAATGGCTATATAAACAACGTGAAACCTTCATTTTTTAAGGAGCCTACCGTTGATAGCCAAAGTTTTCTGCGCAGCCCTAATGGGCATTGATGCTTTTAAAGTTGATCTTGAAGTAGATCTTGCCAGACAAGGCATGCCTGCTTTTACCATGGTAGGCCTTGCTGAAGGAGCTGTTAAAGAGAGTAAGGAAAGAGTTTTCTCTGCCCTGAAGAACAGTGGCTATAGGTTGCCTCCCTCACGAATTACTGTAAATCTTGCTCCTGCTGATATTCGCAAAGCTGGTTCAGCCTATGATCTTCCGCTTGCTGTTTCATTGCTGGGCGCGGCTGGAGTTGTGGAGCAGAGTGTTCTCGAAGGATGGTTTCTGGCTGGCGAGCTCTCTCTTAGCGGCGAAGTGAAGCCTGTGCATGGGATACTCTCTTTAGCTCTTGAAGCGCGAAAGAAGGGTGCGAAGGGGCTTATTGTCTGCACTGCCAATGCTCATGAGGCTGCTGTCGTTGAAGGTCTTGATGTTTACGGAGTTTCGTCTCTTTCTCAGCTTGTGAAATTTTTGATAGGCGAGGAAGTTCTTGAACCTACTGCTGTGGATACAGAAACTTTGTGGGCAGGTCGCCAGAATTTTGGATTAGATTTTGCCGAAGTAAAAGGGCAGGAGTACGCTAAGCGTGCCATAGAAATCGGCGCGGCTGGTAATCATAATATTCTTTTTATAGGACCTCCCGGCAGTGGTAAAACCATGCTGGCTCAGAGGATTCCTACAGTTCTGCCGCCTCTTGTTTTTGAGGAAGCTCTTGAAGTTACAAAGATATATAGTGTGTCAGGTCAGCTTGATCGCGACAAAGCATTGATGGTTATCCGTCCTTTCCGTTCACCCCATCATACTATTTCAGATGCCGGAATGATCGGCGGCGGAGCTTACCCTAAGCCCGGCGAAGTTTCGCTCGCACATCGCGGTGTGTTGTTTTTAGATGAATTGCCAGAATTTAAAAAAAATGTGCTTGAAGTGCTTCGTCAACCGCTTGAAGGTGGCGAGGTTACTATTTCGCGCGCCGCAATGTCGTTGTCGTATCCTGCTGATTTTATGCTTGTAGCGGCGATGAATCCTTGTCCGTGTGGATATTTTACTGATGAACGACATGCCTGTACTTGCACCCCCGTTGCTGTGCGCAGGTATACTTCTCGTTTATCGGGACCTCTTTTGGATCGCATTGATTTGCAGATTGAAGTTCCAGCGGTAGATTATAAAGATTTGCGCGGTAATAAGGGACTTGATTCCGCTACTATGCGCGGGAATATTGAGCGGGTTAGAGCTGTTCAAACTGAGCGTTATAAGGATCTTGAGATTCTCACTAACAGTGAACTTTCAGGTTCATCTCTTGAGAAATTTTGCAAGCTCACTGATACCGAGCACGCATTTCTTGAGCAGGCGGTTCGCAGTCTCGGACTTTCAGCCAGAGCTTACACCCGTATACTTCGCATAGCGCGCACTATTGCTGATCTTGGCGGCGATGAATCTCTCAAAGTTGCGCATCTTGCTGAAGCAATAAATTATCGTAGTATGGATAGACAGGGGTAGGTCGATTTTGAGGAATAAGTCCTTGTCTTCTTTTATTCCTGCGCTAGTAGGTGCGTTGGTTGGTTTAATTCTTTACACTTTTGTGGGATGGTGGGGCTTTTTACTTATATTCCCTTATATTGGTGGCTGTATCACCGTGGGAATATTAGTTGCTAGTAGATTTCAAGGGGCTCAAAAAGATAT
Proteins encoded in this region:
- the lepB gene encoding signal peptidase I — its product is MNPKWQSTVKEYIEALFIALLLALFIRTFIVQAFKIPSGSMLQTLQIGDHLLVNKFTYGVKIPFTAKVIIELGDPEYKDIIVFKYPGDPSKDYIKRVIGVPGDTVEIKNKKVFVNGNLLVEPYTQFIDNGHVSTLRDNMPPRHIPEGEYFVMGDNRDGSNDSRFWGNVPRDNILGKAWIIYWSWGGPDSVRWNRIGKILH
- a CDS encoding bacteriohemerythrin, encoding MAKIEWSDSLSLGIGELDGHHKELLRIMSMLLDALHKNENEDTITILLTKLREYTIYHFNAEEAFMEEIHYPLRLKHVQRHTELKRKVKALQYSRFHHENLSSDDYKKLLSAWLLDHILDYDFKVAKYLSEQKNKPEDFRDKVKKEWAKSDSNKSQDPEKSSD
- a CDS encoding YifB family Mg chelatase-like AAA ATPase, whose protein sequence is MIAKVFCAALMGIDAFKVDLEVDLARQGMPAFTMVGLAEGAVKESKERVFSALKNSGYRLPPSRITVNLAPADIRKAGSAYDLPLAVSLLGAAGVVEQSVLEGWFLAGELSLSGEVKPVHGILSLALEARKKGAKGLIVCTANAHEAAVVEGLDVYGVSSLSQLVKFLIGEEVLEPTAVDTETLWAGRQNFGLDFAEVKGQEYAKRAIEIGAAGNHNILFIGPPGSGKTMLAQRIPTVLPPLVFEEALEVTKIYSVSGQLDRDKALMVIRPFRSPHHTISDAGMIGGGAYPKPGEVSLAHRGVLFLDELPEFKKNVLEVLRQPLEGGEVTISRAAMSLSYPADFMLVAAMNPCPCGYFTDERHACTCTPVAVRRYTSRLSGPLLDRIDLQIEVPAVDYKDLRGNKGLDSATMRGNIERVRAVQTERYKDLEILTNSELSGSSLEKFCKLTDTEHAFLEQAVRSLGLSARAYTRILRIARTIADLGGDESLKVAHLAEAINYRSMDRQG